One Patescibacteria group bacterium genomic region harbors:
- a CDS encoding bL35 family ribosomal protein, which produces MPKKMKTHQGTAKRIQITKGGKMKRRKAFQSHNLEKKSAARKRPQKKMQDVAGAIQKKTRRLLAI; this is translated from the coding sequence ATGCCCAAGAAAATGAAAACTCACCAAGGTACCGCCAAGCGGATCCAAATTACCAAGGGCGGTAAAATGAAGCGGCGTAAAGCTTTTCAAAGCCACAATTTAGAGAAAAAATCTGCCGCCCGCAAACGCCCTCAGAAAAAGATGCAAGATGTAGCCGGGGCTATCCAGAAAAAAACTAGACGTTTACTCGCTATTTAA
- the rplT gene encoding 50S ribosomal protein L20 translates to MARIKRGILTQKKHKKLRKAVSGFRTSRRHSIKLARQAFLKAGVYAYRDRKAKKRDFRSLWIIRINAALQGLDWGYNKFIHQLQTKKIELDRKILAQLAHQHPQIFAAIVTQIKPN, encoded by the coding sequence ATGGCCAGAATTAAACGAGGAATTCTAACTCAGAAGAAACACAAAAAACTGCGGAAAGCTGTCAGCGGTTTTCGGACATCCCGCCGGCATTCTATTAAATTAGCGCGACAAGCTTTTCTAAAAGCGGGCGTCTACGCTTACCGCGATCGCAAAGCCAAGAAAAGAGATTTCCGCAGTCTTTGGATTATTAGAATCAACGCTGCTCTCCAAGGCTTAGATTGGGGCTACAACAAATTCATTCATCAGCTGCAAACCAAGAAAATTGAGCTAGATCGCAAGATCTTGGCTCAGCTGGCCCATCAACATCCGCAAATATTTGCCGCTATCGTAACTCAGATTAAACCAAATTAA
- a CDS encoding MFS transporter gives MNRIIKYLILSDLVFYTGWGLITPVFAIFIIEKIQGGDLIVVGIATSIYWILMSLLRIPFGIFLDSKKGERDDYAFMVIGLLIAALVPFGYLYIIHPWQLYVLQTIHGIGMAMSLAGWSAIFTRNIDKGRESTEWGLSATGYSIGTGAAGIIGGYAVETFGFNPVFIGVGILGLLGVSLLLSIKQDLVKQPRAAAVRFYANPRDFFLNK, from the coding sequence ATGAACCGAATTATCAAATATTTGATTCTGAGCGATTTGGTTTTTTATACAGGTTGGGGATTAATTACGCCCGTTTTCGCTATTTTTATCATCGAAAAAATCCAAGGCGGCGATCTAATCGTCGTAGGGATTGCTACTTCAATTTATTGGATCTTAATGTCACTTCTGCGCATTCCTTTTGGTATTTTCTTAGATAGCAAAAAAGGCGAACGGGATGATTATGCCTTTATGGTTATCGGCTTGTTAATCGCTGCCTTAGTTCCTTTTGGCTATCTTTACATAATCCATCCTTGGCAATTATATGTTCTACAAACTATCCATGGCATCGGTATGGCCATGAGTTTAGCCGGCTGGTCGGCTATTTTTACTCGCAATATCGACAAGGGACGTGAATCAACCGAATGGGGATTAAGTGCCACCGGTTATAGTATCGGTACCGGCGCTGCCGGCATCATCGGCGGGTATGCCGTAGAAACATTTGGTTTCAACCCGGTATTTATTGGGGTGGGTATCTTAGGGTTACTGGGCGTTAGTTTACTCCTTAGCATTAAGCAAGATCTGGTCAAACAACCTCGGGCCGCTGCTGTGCGCTTTTATGCTAATCCGAGAGATTTCTTTTTAAATAAATAA
- a CDS encoding DUF4012 domain-containing protein, producing the protein MGENKKYYYIKKKLHPTARRLHFFSHRPEVVLQSNPAVRAVTGGNEHVLDLDFSPEKPHLGIGIIRWTLFFILAVLVYVMGAFLYAGSSDLKDNLLSRGEAGAASLQKGSEALRKLEIDNALVNFNLAEKNFNAGLTTFAELGQSNLLLAGVNFESSQILQGEAIMQTGQHLAKAGILVSEAIKPVIGYWDSLVTVGSNMSNVGEELGKILITNSSKIDLALKEVAAANTNLSLLNIAYVDPAYASLLQDAKDKALTLQTALDLMGNMAKGLPKMMGFGTPRYYLILNQNNNELRPTGGFIGSYVLIKLYQGKLESFFVDSTQRIDGQNLYNDMALPTPLKGITAYYGIRDANWEPNFPTSVRTIQKLYEQSGGGTVDGMIALNPGIIEDILSIMGPVELPKYKFALTAANFVEKTQQQIAVADKSGAYNPKQVLLDFAPVLMDRLFKANSREIRLIGNKLFQRLVSKDILLNFSDASLEDVVSKLNWGGEVRRIAATEDYLYVVTANLGGNKSSRSLVQEISHQANVQTNTSIIDHLTIKYTHTGTNKFPDGISKNYIRVYLPMGSHITKTTGQDENTQIDLDSSDGKTVAGLWLTINPGETKEIALEYELPFKLNFTNGEATYRLILQKQSGNERANLSSFIEVADNMDLTAAGGSEAVRKDMIFSDKLVKDEIVTAPVHKYR; encoded by the coding sequence ATGGGGGAGAATAAAAAATATTATTACATCAAAAAGAAACTGCATCCTACTGCACGGCGGCTGCATTTTTTCAGTCATCGTCCCGAAGTTGTGTTGCAATCTAATCCAGCGGTCAGAGCAGTAACCGGCGGAAATGAACATGTATTAGATCTGGATTTTTCGCCCGAAAAACCCCATTTAGGCATTGGCATTATCCGCTGGACACTATTTTTTATATTAGCAGTGTTGGTTTATGTGATGGGGGCGTTTTTGTATGCAGGCAGCTCAGATTTGAAAGATAATTTACTGAGTCGGGGAGAAGCGGGGGCTGCCAGCCTGCAAAAAGGGTCAGAAGCTTTGCGCAAACTGGAAATCGACAATGCGCTGGTTAACTTTAATTTGGCGGAAAAGAATTTTAACGCCGGCTTGACTACTTTTGCCGAATTGGGTCAAAGCAATTTATTGTTAGCTGGGGTTAATTTTGAATCATCTCAAATCTTGCAAGGCGAAGCGATCATGCAAACCGGTCAGCACTTGGCTAAGGCTGGGATCTTGGTTTCTGAAGCGATTAAGCCCGTCATTGGATACTGGGATAGTTTAGTGACGGTAGGTTCTAATATGAGCAATGTTGGCGAAGAATTAGGAAAGATCTTAATCACCAACTCAAGCAAAATTGATCTAGCCTTAAAAGAAGTTGCCGCTGCTAATACTAACCTGAGTCTTTTGAATATTGCCTATGTCGATCCCGCCTACGCTTCGCTATTGCAAGATGCTAAAGATAAAGCCCTCACCTTACAAACAGCGTTAGATTTGATGGGTAATATGGCCAAAGGGCTGCCGAAGATGATGGGTTTTGGCACTCCGCGGTATTATTTAATTCTTAATCAGAATAATAATGAATTACGGCCAACTGGCGGTTTTATCGGCAGTTATGTATTGATCAAGCTTTATCAAGGCAAATTAGAGAGCTTTTTCGTGGATTCGACTCAGCGTATAGACGGCCAAAATCTCTATAATGATATGGCCTTGCCGACCCCATTAAAGGGGATTACGGCTTATTACGGTATTCGCGATGCTAACTGGGAACCGAATTTCCCCACATCGGTGCGCACTATTCAGAAGCTGTACGAACAATCCGGTGGCGGGACGGTGGACGGCATGATTGCTCTGAATCCGGGCATTATTGAAGACATCTTGAGTATCATGGGGCCGGTGGAGCTGCCGAAATACAAGTTTGCTTTAACGGCAGCTAATTTTGTCGAGAAAACGCAGCAGCAAATTGCCGTGGCGGATAAGAGCGGCGCTTATAACCCCAAGCAAGTTTTATTGGATTTTGCTCCGGTCTTAATGGATAGGTTATTCAAAGCTAATTCCCGGGAGATTCGCCTAATCGGCAATAAACTTTTTCAACGCTTAGTGAGTAAAGATATTCTGTTGAATTTTTCTGATGCGTCTCTCGAAGATGTGGTAAGTAAATTAAATTGGGGTGGGGAAGTCCGTCGCATCGCTGCCACTGAAGATTATTTGTATGTGGTGACAGCTAATCTAGGCGGAAATAAAAGCAGCCGTTCATTAGTTCAGGAAATTTCTCATCAAGCCAATGTCCAAACCAACACCAGCATTATCGACCATTTAACTATCAAATATACTCATACTGGTACAAACAAGTTCCCTGACGGAATCAGTAAAAATTACATTCGGGTTTATCTGCCGATGGGTTCGCATATTACAAAAACAACCGGCCAAGATGAAAATACGCAAATTGATTTAGATAGTTCTGATGGAAAAACTGTAGCAGGGTTGTGGTTGACCATTAATCCTGGTGAGACCAAGGAAATAGCACTAGAGTACGAGCTTCCTTTCAAGCTTAATTTTACCAACGGAGAAGCTACTTATCGATTGATTTTGCAGAAACAATCAGGCAACGAGCGAGCTAATCTTAGCAGTTTCATTGAAGTAGCCGATAATATGGATCTGACTGCCGCCGGAGGGAGTGAAGCTGTTCGTAAAGATATGATTTTCTCAGACAAATTAGTGAAAGATGAAATTGTGACTGCCCCTGTACACAAATATCGCTAA
- a CDS encoding glycosyltransferase family 1 protein — translation MRIGVDIRGLLTGQRSGIEQYTLKVLEQLLALDQQNTYVLFYVAYRDLGSKLEYLLSEASFLKNSHVEIRSLKWINFPLLLHAIWKPFGWPWADKICGGLDVMWQPSPRLLPVSRQCRTVITFHDLVFALFPHFYTWKSRLWQWQMNYPYLARTADKMIAVSNSTKQDLVNLYHADPAKISVVYEGVDAIYFIPQPLEAITALRAQFNVPDKYLYYIGSLEPRKNVIAIVRGLHYIKQQEFANIKLVISGAKSWLSEAIFAEVEKLNLGQEVIFTGPVTEQKKITWLQNAAVFVFPTFYEGFGLPVLEAMAAGCPVITANVASLPEVTGAAALLIDPQRQSELDAALFKLLTEPDLAHQLSSAGRQQAHQFTWEKTAAAILNILTNGGE, via the coding sequence ATGCGCATCGGTGTAGATATTAGGGGATTACTGACCGGTCAGCGAAGCGGTATCGAACAATATACTTTAAAAGTGCTCGAGCAGCTATTAGCTCTAGATCAACAAAATACCTATGTTTTGTTTTATGTTGCCTACCGTGATTTGGGAAGTAAATTAGAGTATCTATTATCCGAAGCCAGTTTTCTGAAGAATTCCCATGTTGAAATTCGTTCACTCAAATGGATCAATTTCCCATTACTTTTACATGCCATTTGGAAGCCCTTCGGCTGGCCTTGGGCAGATAAAATTTGTGGAGGTTTGGATGTGATGTGGCAACCCAGTCCGCGTTTACTTCCGGTGAGCCGCCAGTGTCGCACGGTAATTACTTTTCATGATCTGGTATTTGCTTTGTTTCCTCATTTTTACACTTGGAAATCTCGGCTTTGGCAATGGCAAATGAACTATCCTTATTTAGCGCGGACAGCTGATAAAATGATCGCTGTATCTAATAGCACTAAGCAGGATTTGGTGAATTTGTACCATGCGGATCCTGCCAAAATTTCAGTTGTGTACGAAGGTGTGGACGCAATTTATTTTATTCCGCAGCCGTTGGAAGCGATCACGGCTTTGCGTGCCCAATTTAATGTGCCCGATAAATATTTATATTATATTGGGAGTCTAGAGCCGCGCAAAAACGTTATCGCCATTGTGCGGGGCTTACATTATATAAAACAGCAGGAATTTGCTAATATAAAGCTGGTGATTTCGGGAGCAAAAAGTTGGCTAAGTGAGGCGATTTTTGCTGAGGTTGAAAAATTGAATTTAGGCCAGGAAGTTATTTTTACCGGACCGGTAACTGAACAGAAAAAAATTACTTGGCTACAAAACGCTGCCGTATTCGTGTTCCCGACTTTTTACGAAGGATTTGGCTTACCTGTCTTAGAGGCGATGGCAGCTGGCTGTCCGGTCATCACGGCTAACGTAGCTTCATTGCCGGAGGTAACCGGGGCTGCTGCTCTGTTGATTGATCCACAGCGGCAATCCGAATTAGACGCAGCTCTATTTAAGCTTTTAACGGAACCAGATCTGGCCCACCAACTAAGTAGTGCCGGTCGGCAGCAGGCCCATCAATTTACTTGGGAGAAAACCGCTGCTGCCATCTTAAACATTTTGACTAATGGGGGAGAATAA
- a CDS encoding glycosyltransferase, giving the protein MKELSSCKIAIVADWLTSRGGAERVVLALAELFPQADIFTSVYKPEIFPELARRRVITSFLQKMPLGKKHQLWPTLRPLAFELLDLDNYDIVISSASAEAKGVLTKPETLHICYCHTPTRYYWSHYHYYLQHPEYGGFNWLVKLVMPALIHKLRLWDRVAADRVDVFVANSQTTRQRIKKYYEHEATVIYPPVDTARFTISEKIGDYYLIIGRQTAYKRTDLAIAAFNKLKLPLKIIGTGPALKKWMLRAQRNIEFLGRVSDAEVAHYLSHCRALVMPQEEDAGIVPLEAMAAGRPVIAYRGGGAVETVVMNKTGIFFDQPTPESLMEAVKQCAETKWDPAAIQRQAQKFDRKVFQNSFEDFTRSVYSQHLKKREII; this is encoded by the coding sequence ATGAAGGAGTTATCTAGTTGTAAAATTGCGATTGTGGCGGATTGGCTGACTAGCCGAGGCGGCGCGGAACGGGTGGTGCTGGCTTTAGCAGAATTATTTCCGCAAGCCGATATTTTTACTTCCGTTTATAAACCGGAAATTTTTCCGGAATTAGCTCGTCGCCGAGTTATTACCAGCTTTTTACAGAAGATGCCTTTAGGTAAAAAACACCAACTTTGGCCCACCTTGCGGCCACTAGCTTTTGAATTACTCGATTTAGATAACTACGACATAGTTATTTCTAGCGCTAGTGCAGAGGCTAAGGGAGTGTTGACTAAACCGGAGACATTGCATATTTGTTATTGCCACACACCCACTCGCTATTATTGGAGCCATTATCATTATTATTTGCAGCATCCGGAATATGGCGGTTTCAATTGGTTGGTTAAATTGGTAATGCCGGCACTGATTCATAAGCTGCGGTTGTGGGATCGGGTAGCAGCCGATCGGGTGGATGTATTTGTCGCTAATTCCCAAACCACGCGGCAGCGCATTAAAAAATATTACGAACACGAGGCGACGGTGATCTATCCGCCCGTGGATACAGCCAGATTTACTATTAGTGAAAAAATAGGAGATTATTACCTTATTATAGGAAGGCAGACGGCCTACAAGCGGACGGATCTGGCCATTGCTGCTTTTAATAAATTAAAATTACCCTTAAAGATTATCGGCACTGGTCCGGCTTTAAAAAAATGGATGTTGCGGGCCCAACGTAATATCGAATTTCTAGGACGGGTTTCTGATGCAGAAGTGGCGCATTATCTCTCCCATTGCCGGGCGCTGGTGATGCCGCAAGAAGAAGATGCCGGTATTGTTCCTCTGGAGGCGATGGCAGCTGGTCGGCCGGTGATAGCCTATCGGGGTGGGGGAGCTGTCGAAACGGTAGTTATGAATAAAACTGGCATCTTTTTTGATCAACCAACTCCAGAATCTTTAATGGAAGCAGTTAAGCAATGCGCCGAAACAAAATGGGACCCAGCCGCTATTCAGCGGCAGGCCCAAAAATTTGATCGGAAAGTTTTTCAAAATAGCTTTGAGGATTTTACTCGATCAGTCTATAGTCAGCATCTAAAAAAGAGGGAAATTATTTAA
- a CDS encoding sugar transferase, whose protein sequence is MVWAAFLLAYWVRTQNILAAPPVSYMMPWQQYMGLTFWIALGWVVIFASTGLYNPKSHEGLIKIWQRVFIAVSVSLALFIIVLFGIKESFFSRLIAAYVWVIAIVLVFLGRWLSKYSQWWLAKSGLAKEFIVVIGNTPEIEEVKKFYAKRMAIIEVLSAEALHEAADVEALINKSQTDQVIVAGELLTSNGLGIDLINFCEINGIRFRYLPNITELHALHVVSDVLEGYPIIELRPTPLDGWGRIVKRVFDFVFSALGIIILSPVMIIIAMIIRRDSPGPALFIQRRPGQFGKEFNFYKFRSMYNHLSTGSNYGGAQAEAVLSELRANQNEASGPMFKMKNDPRVTKIGRFIRRTSLDELPQLFNVLNGEMSLVGPRPPLTNEVAEYNRQQLRRLMVKPGLTGIWQVSGRSDSSFEEYLRLDMYYIEHWSLWLDIQIILKTIWAVFTRKGAY, encoded by the coding sequence ATGGTCTGGGCAGCTTTTCTATTAGCCTATTGGGTAAGAACTCAAAACATTTTGGCAGCTCCGCCGGTGTCTTATATGATGCCCTGGCAGCAATATATGGGACTAACTTTCTGGATAGCCTTGGGCTGGGTGGTAATATTTGCATCAACTGGTTTATACAATCCTAAATCACACGAGGGCTTGATAAAAATTTGGCAACGAGTTTTTATTGCCGTATCAGTCAGCCTGGCTTTATTTATTATCGTTTTATTCGGCATTAAAGAATCATTTTTTTCTCGCTTGATTGCAGCTTATGTTTGGGTGATTGCTATCGTCCTGGTTTTTTTGGGTCGCTGGTTATCGAAGTACAGCCAATGGTGGTTGGCCAAATCCGGTTTGGCTAAAGAATTTATTGTAGTGATTGGTAACACGCCAGAAATCGAAGAAGTAAAAAAGTTTTATGCTAAACGGATGGCGATTATCGAAGTCTTATCGGCAGAAGCCTTGCATGAAGCAGCTGATGTGGAGGCGTTGATTAACAAATCTCAAACCGACCAGGTAATTGTGGCCGGTGAGCTTTTAACTAGTAATGGTTTGGGTATCGATTTGATTAATTTTTGCGAAATTAACGGCATTCGTTTTCGGTATTTACCCAACATTACCGAACTACACGCGTTACACGTGGTCAGCGATGTTTTAGAAGGTTATCCCATCATCGAATTGCGTCCGACTCCTCTGGATGGATGGGGGAGAATCGTGAAACGGGTCTTTGATTTTGTATTTTCTGCCCTGGGCATAATTATTTTATCGCCTGTCATGATTATTATTGCTATGATCATTCGGCGCGACTCTCCTGGTCCAGCTTTATTCATCCAACGGCGTCCAGGACAATTTGGTAAAGAATTCAATTTCTATAAATTCCGCAGTATGTATAATCATTTGTCTACTGGCTCTAATTACGGTGGTGCCCAGGCCGAAGCAGTCTTAAGTGAACTCAGAGCCAACCAAAATGAGGCTTCGGGTCCGATGTTTAAGATGAAAAATGATCCGCGAGTTACTAAGATAGGACGTTTTATCCGCCGGACCAGCTTAGACGAATTACCTCAATTGTTCAATGTTTTGAACGGTGAAATGAGTTTAGTAGGACCCCGGCCGCCGCTTACTAATGAAGTGGCGGAATATAATCGGCAACAACTGCGGCGGTTAATGGTAAAACCTGGACTCACGGGTATTTGGCAAGTTTCGGGCAGATCGGATTCTTCGTTTGAAGAATATCTGCGGTTAGATATGTATTACATCGAACATTGGTCATTGTGGTTAGATATCCAAATTATTCTCAAGACTATTTGGGCAGTTTTCACTCGAAAAGGAGCTTATTAG
- the udk gene encoding uridine kinase translates to MNETRKQPFIIAIAGGTGSGKTYIARKLHEVAPEQTVSISHDNYYRDRKDVAIDQRKELNYDEPAALDNKLFLDHLKKLKAGEAVDIPQYDFATHTRKRETARVHSAPIIIVEGILIFTDPEIRQLFDLSVFVDVKPDIRLARRLQRDVGERDRNYEESINQYLVSAGPMHDKYVEPGKEFADIIINNNGTEEELKDGITTLQARIKEILGHCE, encoded by the coding sequence GTGAATGAAACGAGAAAACAACCTTTCATTATTGCTATAGCCGGCGGCACCGGTTCCGGCAAAACTTATATTGCCCGCAAGCTGCACGAAGTTGCACCTGAGCAGACTGTTAGTATCTCTCACGATAATTATTATCGCGACCGTAAAGATGTGGCGATCGATCAGCGCAAGGAGCTTAATTATGATGAACCGGCTGCACTGGATAATAAACTGTTTTTGGACCATTTGAAAAAACTGAAAGCGGGCGAAGCGGTTGATATCCCGCAATATGATTTTGCTACTCATACGCGTAAACGCGAAACGGCGCGGGTTCATTCTGCTCCAATCATTATTGTGGAAGGGATTTTGATCTTTACCGATCCGGAAATTCGTCAATTATTTGACCTGTCTGTTTTTGTCGATGTTAAACCCGATATTCGTCTAGCTCGGCGCCTGCAAAGAGATGTGGGTGAACGGGATAGAAATTACGAAGAATCTATCAACCAGTACTTGGTCTCCGCAGGGCCGATGCACGATAAGTATGTCGAGCCCGGCAAGGAATTTGCCGATATTATCATCAACAATAATGGGACCGAAGAAGAACTAAAGGACGGGATCACTACTCTGCAAGCCCGCATCAAAGAAATCCTCGGCCACTGCGAATAG